The following coding sequences are from one Homalodisca vitripennis isolate AUS2020 chromosome 7, UT_GWSS_2.1, whole genome shotgun sequence window:
- the LOC124366325 gene encoding protein THEM6: MFYILSFIVALLYVFFDVNYFLRTIFTVVIGRLFEKRVKITDPTTIYGFCFTQDLDIAGRHMNNARFVRDLDFSRFHFYDRTGLYAEMRRRHTDAVQAATSIRYRRVIPIFTFYKIESQLLYWDEKAFYVEQRFVTPHDGFVRAAVLSKQVMLRARADEMVTTLCGGQVEKPALTPDLDLWIKSMEASSERLRPHKS; this comes from the exons ATGTTCtacattttatcatttattgtgGCCTTATTGTACGTGTTCTTTGATGTGAATTACTTCTTGAGGACAATATTTACAGTTGTAATTGGAAGGTTATTCGAAAAACGGGTTAAAATCACCGACCCCACAACAATTTATG GCTTCTGTTTCACCCAAGACTTGGACATCGCGGGGCGTCACATGAACAACGCACGGTTCGTCAGAGACTTGGACTTCTCGCGGTTCCACTTCTATGATCGAACTGGCCTGTACGCTGAAATGCGTCGGAGACATACTGATGCTGTGCAAGCGGCCACGAGCATCCGATACCGTCGCGTCATACCTATCTTCACATTCTACAAGATCGAATCCCAG TTGCTGTACTGGGATGAGAAGGCCTTCTATGTGGAGCAGAGGTTTGTGACACCTCATGACGGGTTCGTGCGTGCAGCTGTCCTCAGCAAGCAGGTGATGTTGCGCGCTCGTGCGGACGAGATGGTGACTACTCTCTGTGGTGGACAAGTCGAGAAGCCGGCACTCACTCCGGATCTGGATCTGTGGATCAAGAGTATGGAAGCGTCGAGTGAACGACTCAGGCCTCACAAGAGTTGA